The genomic interval TAATCTCGTGTTGATCTGATGTTGTGTTTGCTAGGATGTTGCATGATGGTGTGTGTCTTTTCTTTCTATTGCTTCTGTAGGTTTTCGTCATATTAATCATGTCGCTTAGCAAGGTTGAAGTGAACTTGATAAGGTTGCTTCAAGCGGCTCCTCGGCAGCAGAACCAGGCTAAGCTTGTCCATGTAAGTGTAGCTCATACAATTTTTCTTGGATAGGAGATTTTTCAACATGCTTTGTTCTGTGTCAGTAGGCTGATTGTATACCTTCAGTTAAGAGAATAAAGAATTGCTCAAGTGAGTAGTTTTGTGTGTTGGAAGTGAGAAGGGAATATCTCTGGATTACCTTTTGTGCTTCAATTTTAGTTGTTAGTAGCTAATGCATATTCTCTTTAATCTTctttatcatttaaaatagAATCTGTGGTAGCACTGACATTCTCCAACCAACTACAGTATGTAACCACAGCCAGGGAATTGTTGGAGCAGCTAGGAACAGAAGCTACTCCAGAAGGGATATCAAGGTGTTCATGTGTTATTTGTTCTATATAGCACTGCACATTTTTTTGTGAATATCGGACCTTCAGTCTGTGACCCAGCTATATTCTGTTGAGCATCCATACTTAAAATGTACTCCAATTAGGCAATTAGCACTATATGACAACACAAAAACTATCAAATACCTGATCCAATATAGAACAGTGATAGGTGAACCTGATCTCTAGATTCTATTTCATGACACTAATATGACCAACCAATTGTCAATCCTTGATCTTTCACTGCATTCAGTTTTTTGTTAAAAGACTTCTGGATGCTAGTTTGCCTTGGTGGATGGTGTGCTTATACTTTCAACTTCTATACATGAATGAATCAAGCTTAATCTACTCTAATACCTTTCAGTGAGTGTAAAAATATGATCTACTTTGAGCTGTTTTACATATACATCAGTGGAGCAGATCAAGCATTTACCTAAATTGAGTTTTTGTCTCACTTCTTGTGTACTACTTCCATTCCATAATACTTGTCGTTTTATACAAGGCTAAGGTCAAACTTTTAGAACTTCGATTATGAAtagcttttaaaatatttgcttTAGAAGCACggagactatatatatagattaatcttgaaatgtacttcaataaaatcatttgtttGTTAACAGTTTTTATTATGTTGTTATAGAAATTTGtgttaaagttgttttttagAGATTGTGCCCTTGTCCAAAACAAGTATTATGGAACCGGAGGGGGTAATATAATACTTTTCTCATGATCAAACGATGTTCATTCATGAATTTCTTCTTGGTTCAGTGTATCAAAAGCTAAATTAAGTGAGTATTCAGAAAAGATCGAAGCATTAGCTGCACGGCTTGCTGCTCCAGAGGTATGCTTTGTCATGCTGATTCATCTTTCCAATTGATATCTTAAATTCCTCGAccgaaacttttttttttttgtggggggggggggggggggggggggggacagCCAACTAATTCAGACAAAGTTAACTTACTTTTCAGAACAGTGCAGCCATAATTACTCGTATAGATTAtacttttctttgatttttatttgttcaGCCGGAAAATGAAATGCCAATTGATGAGAatagagaggaagagagctcTTATGAAGGAGAAAAGCCAGGAAATCCAGTATCATTATCATCAGGATTGCGTAGGAGACCAATGCAAGTGTTGAATTTGGTAtgtgtttctatttttttaattgttattacATTTAATGGATGTAAATTGAACAGAGCTCACATGGATGTTGGACCTAGCAGTCATGAGAGAAAAGATAGAGACATTAGGGCACCCATTAAGTTGGATGCGGAAGCACAGGCTCACATTGAGAAGCATAGGTAGGCTACAACCACAGAACAAAGTCATTGATGATTTAAAGCTTTAACTGAGTGAAGCATTGATATATATGAGAAATGTGAACTTTAACAGTTACCTTCTGATTTTTTTGAGACCTAAGATTGAGAATTTCGGTGCTCtactagaaaaagaaaaacggcGGTTATTTTCTAACGTTGGTGGATCTTCTAACCGTGCAGGAAGCTGCAAGAGGATCTGACTGACGAAATGGTTGAGTTAGCACGCCAACTGAAAGAAAGCAGTCTCACGATGCACCAATCTGTCCAACAAACGGAGAAGGTAGCATGCTTCTTTGGTTTATCCCTTTTCCAGCAACTCAGTTGTGCTCACGTTGGCACTTTTTTTCGTGCAGATCCTTGGTTCCACGGAGAGAGCCGTCGAGCATAGCTTGGCAAGCACGGGGCGTGCAACCACGAGAGCCGCAGAGGTGTACTCGCTGGCTTCCAAGACAACATGCTTCCAGTGGCTGCTCATCTTGCTGATGACCTGCATGTTTATCATGGTGGTTCTGCTCATCCGGGTCACCTGAGTTTGACTGCCTCCACTGAAAATATTGTGACCAGTTCTGTTCATTCGAGATGGAATTTTGTATTCAATTATGacaaagaaaaatgtttgTTATATGAGTTAAGCTCTGCTCTGTTGGTGCCATGAAATCTCTCCAATTCTCACATATGAGTATTACAGTATATGAAGATTAGCAAATTGGATTATGCACTATTGGACTGTACTCTTTTGGCCATTTGCCGTTGGGATGTTGTGAAGACTGAAGATTAATGCAGCGCCGTCCTCCGTTGCATattggaattttttattttatttattaaataatttgcaaatttaattttgtatttcaaaaaatcataaaactaacATCCTGCCGTCCTCTAGGATAGCGGAagggtgacgtggcaaacagCCGTCCGCTGTGAGAGATGGCTGCAAACGGCGGCCTAGCCAGAGGGCggcaagaagaaaaatgaaaacagcGCAGCCGACCAAGAGGTGAGGGAGGCAGGGTGaccattttgcaaaaactCTAAATGCAAAATCACCGAGCTACTGTCATCTTCTGTTCTTGCCGTAATTTTgtcaattatttaataaataaattcaaaaaattcttgCATATTGTGCACTCACTATGACACTGACACCACTGTACAGTACAGGTTTACATGGATGGGCTGAGAAGGCCCATCAAAACTAGAGTACGGCCCATGTAAAGCAGCATCTAGTGAATATGTGGTTGATATAGTATGTGTTGTTTGTGCCTTTCCGGTGCTAGAGCACTTCATCTGCACGACATGGATATGGCTTGAGCACTTTCTTTAGTTTATTAATGAACGATGAAATATGAatgattttttcatttttattgttgtaTAATGGTATAGATGAtggaattaataattataaagtttaaaatccattttaaaaaagtgtgatgatgaatttttatatagaattttttaaaaaaaatgcatggttCAGTAGTTTTGGAAGCGTGCGCAtaaaagatgagaaaaaacCAAGAATAATCTTATgtaaagaacacaacctaacttctagaatttaaaattagtcTCAAGTATAATCTAGAAcgtaggccgtgttcggcaacaggcataagttatcttatccccTCTTTTTTCACACACACGTTtctt from Oryza brachyantha chromosome 3, ObraRS2, whole genome shotgun sequence carries:
- the LOC102721819 gene encoding uncharacterized protein LOC102721819 isoform X2 — encoded protein: MSLSKVEVNLIRLLQAAPRQQNQAKLVHYVTTARELLEQLGTEATPEGISSVSKAKLSEYSEKIEALAARLAAPEPENEMPIDENREEESSYEGEKPGNPVSLSSGLRRRPIHERKDRDIRAPIKLDAEAQAHIEKHRKLQEDLTDEMVELARQLKESSLTMHQSVQQTEKILGSTERAVEHSLASTGRATTRAAEVYSLASKTTCFQWLLILLMTCMFIMVVLLIRVT
- the LOC102721819 gene encoding uncharacterized protein LOC102721819 isoform X1: MSLSKVEVNLIRLLQAAPRQQNQAKLVHYVTTARELLEQLGTEATPEGISSVSKAKLSEYSEKIEALAARLAAPEPENEMPIDENREEESSYEGEKPGNPVSLSSGLRRRPIAHMDVGPSSHERKDRDIRAPIKLDAEAQAHIEKHRKLQEDLTDEMVELARQLKESSLTMHQSVQQTEKILGSTERAVEHSLASTGRATTRAAEVYSLASKTTCFQWLLILLMTCMFIMVVLLIRVT